One Deinococcus humi genomic window carries:
- a CDS encoding ABC transporter permease subunit yields the protein MRTGSGSRPLELLAPFLLLHAVLLLGLQRQLPLQQRLADYPAQLLSILRPEVLGQTLPLALLSGTYLLGGLALAWGLATLLGRVARPALWVLEGLPPFLLLVAGVGAGLAVTVPRGLNFPLTPWSPLMLALIMTALALPAAARAALLTRQATGEALAAEHSRVARAMGLPERAVLRRATRVALPERATGLAGDVLGLALSLAVIEGLLQFPGVGNEVYVALQGTFAGAQGGTVRVQTLSAALAALLALSLVYGWIGRTLAARLDPRPRTGGSDGQAGA from the coding sequence GTGCGAACGGGTTCGGGAAGCCGCCCGCTGGAACTGCTGGCCCCGTTCCTGCTGCTTCACGCTGTGCTGCTGCTGGGCCTGCAACGCCAGCTCCCCTTGCAGCAACGCCTGGCCGACTACCCGGCGCAACTGCTGAGCATTCTCAGGCCGGAGGTGCTGGGCCAGACGCTGCCGCTGGCTCTGCTGAGCGGCACGTATCTGCTGGGCGGGCTGGCGCTGGCCTGGGGACTGGCGACGCTGCTCGGACGGGTGGCGCGGCCCGCGCTGTGGGTGCTGGAGGGGCTGCCCCCCTTTCTACTGCTGGTGGCCGGGGTGGGCGCGGGGCTGGCCGTGACCGTGCCGCGCGGCCTGAATTTTCCGCTCACGCCGTGGTCCCCGCTGATGCTGGCGCTGATCATGACCGCGCTGGCACTGCCAGCCGCCGCCCGCGCTGCCCTGCTGACCCGGCAGGCCACCGGGGAGGCGCTGGCCGCCGAGCACAGCCGCGTGGCGCGCGCGATGGGCTTGCCGGAGCGCGCCGTGCTGCGCCGCGCCACCCGCGTGGCTCTGCCCGAACGTGCGACGGGCCTGGCCGGAGACGTGCTGGGACTGGCGCTGTCCCTGGCGGTGATCGAGGGGCTGCTTCAGTTTCCTGGAGTGGGCAACGAGGTGTACGTGGCCTTGCAAGGCACCTTCGCGGGGGCGCAGGGCGGGACCGTGCGGGTCCAGACCCTTTCGGCCGCGCTGGCGGCCCTGCTGGCACTTTCGCTGGTCTACGGGTGGATTGGCCGCACGCTGGCCGCACGCCTTGACCCCCGCCCGCGCACTGGGGGATCGGACGGGCAGGCGGGAGCGTGA
- a CDS encoding single-stranded DNA-binding protein, whose translation MLHIEFVTDLGAHVTVDVESADKLLDVQRQYGRLGWTSGNVPTGGYQFPLDNEQDFDWSLIGARKWTNPEGEEMVMHRGLAYRRRELEAVDSRKMKLPAAVKYSRGARGTDPEHVREKADGEFEYVTLAIFRGGKRQDRYAVPGGRAAPAPQQAARPAPSRPQPVAARAAPVAVEEEETPF comes from the coding sequence GTGTTACATATAGAATTCGTCACCGATCTGGGCGCGCACGTCACCGTGGATGTGGAGAGCGCCGACAAGTTGCTGGACGTGCAGCGTCAGTATGGCCGTCTGGGCTGGACCAGCGGCAATGTGCCAACTGGGGGCTACCAGTTCCCTCTGGACAATGAGCAGGATTTCGACTGGTCCCTGATCGGGGCCAGAAAGTGGACCAACCCCGAGGGCGAGGAGATGGTCATGCACCGGGGGCTGGCCTACCGCCGCCGGGAACTGGAAGCCGTGGACAGCCGCAAGATGAAGCTGCCCGCCGCCGTCAAGTACAGCCGGGGCGCGCGCGGCACCGATCCCGAACACGTTCGTGAGAAGGCCGACGGTGAGTTTGAGTACGTAACGTTGGCGATCTTCCGGGGCGGCAAGCGGCAGGACCGTTACGCTGTGCCGGGTGGCCGCGCGGCCCCTGCGCCCCAGCAAGCGGCCCGCCCCGCCCCGTCCCGTCCTCAACCGGTGGCGGCCCGTGCCGCCCCGGTGGCTGTGGAGGAAGAAGAAACACCGTTCTGA
- a CDS encoding DNA polymerase/3'-5' exonuclease PolX encodes MSDLTRKSLVYALNSTADLLDLLGEEAFRAQAYRSAARSLEGLEAEVSELAASGFAGIPKVGKNIAAELGAYLQTGTFGPLEDAASQIPPGVLGLFRVRGLGPKKIRALWDAGFDSLERLREGAQDGGVAGTKGFGAKSAATILEAVDFALASQERQSLSTGLDISQALAGWLADLEGRVSGDARRGLDTVRVARVTVTGTAEQVTARLSGIVEALAPVDKKPMLAGRVDGVPVEIAHASAEARGALDLMMGGSTSYREELRAEARTRGFDLSGRGLMRDGVMIPTPTEQDVTDALGLPLRPAEYREPEHDGIWQTLPPPEELVTVGDLRGLLHTHSVWSDGAATVREMVGAAVGQGQGGHYLGTGDHSRAAHYANGLSIERLHAYVAEIRALQAEGLPVLAGVEVDILDDGALDYPDEELSQLDYVVASVHSLFTLDAVRQTERLVRAVWHPLITVLGHPTGRLLLRRPGYAFDLDAVLAACEANGTVVEINANAARLDLDWRDALRWRERLTFAINTDAHVPGGLSDTRFGVAVARKAGLRPDQVINTLGQTEFLAFVKQQRAARG; translated from the coding sequence GTGTCTGACCTGACCCGCAAGTCCCTGGTTTACGCCCTGAACTCCACCGCCGACCTGCTGGACCTGCTGGGTGAGGAAGCTTTCCGTGCCCAGGCGTACCGCAGCGCCGCCCGCAGTCTGGAGGGGCTGGAGGCCGAGGTGTCCGAACTGGCGGCCAGCGGCTTTGCGGGCATTCCCAAGGTGGGCAAGAACATTGCGGCCGAGCTGGGAGCTTACCTGCAGACGGGCACTTTCGGTCCGCTAGAGGACGCCGCCAGCCAGATTCCCCCCGGCGTGCTGGGGCTGTTCCGGGTGCGTGGGCTGGGGCCGAAGAAGATCCGCGCCCTGTGGGACGCCGGATTCGATTCGCTTGAACGCCTGCGCGAGGGGGCGCAGGACGGCGGGGTGGCGGGGACCAAGGGCTTCGGCGCGAAGAGCGCGGCCACCATTCTGGAAGCCGTGGACTTCGCACTGGCCTCTCAGGAGCGCCAGAGCCTCAGCACCGGGCTGGACATCTCACAGGCGCTGGCAGGGTGGCTGGCCGATCTGGAGGGGCGTGTTTCCGGCGACGCGCGGCGCGGCCTGGACACCGTGCGGGTGGCCCGCGTGACGGTCACAGGCACGGCGGAGCAGGTGACGGCGCGGCTGTCAGGCATCGTGGAAGCCCTCGCCCCGGTGGATAAGAAGCCAATGCTGGCGGGCCGGGTGGACGGCGTGCCCGTGGAAATCGCCCACGCCTCCGCCGAGGCACGCGGCGCGCTTGATCTGATGATGGGCGGCAGTACGAGTTACCGCGAGGAACTGCGCGCGGAGGCCAGGACCAGGGGCTTCGATCTCAGTGGGCGCGGCCTGATGAGGGACGGGGTCATGATTCCCACACCGACCGAGCAGGACGTGACCGACGCCCTGGGCCTGCCGCTGCGTCCCGCCGAGTACCGCGAGCCGGAACATGACGGTATCTGGCAGACGCTGCCGCCACCGGAAGAACTGGTCACGGTGGGCGACCTGCGCGGCCTGCTGCACACCCATTCGGTCTGGTCCGACGGGGCGGCGACGGTGCGCGAGATGGTGGGGGCGGCGGTGGGGCAGGGCCAGGGCGGGCACTATCTGGGCACCGGGGACCACTCGCGCGCCGCCCATTACGCCAACGGCCTGAGCATCGAGCGCCTGCATGCCTATGTCGCCGAGATCCGGGCATTGCAGGCGGAAGGCCTGCCCGTGCTGGCGGGAGTGGAGGTGGACATTCTCGACGACGGCGCGCTGGATTATCCGGACGAGGAGCTTTCACAGCTGGACTACGTCGTTGCCAGCGTCCACAGCCTGTTCACGCTGGACGCGGTGCGGCAGACCGAACGGCTGGTTCGTGCCGTCTGGCACCCGCTGATCACGGTGCTGGGCCACCCCACGGGCCGCCTGCTGCTGCGTCGTCCCGGCTACGCCTTCGATCTGGACGCCGTGCTGGCCGCTTGCGAGGCCAATGGCACCGTGGTGGAGATCAACGCCAATGCCGCCCGACTGGACCTCGACTGGCGCGACGCCCTGCGCTGGCGCGAGCGGCTGACCTTCGCCATCAACACCGACGCCCACGTGCCCGGAGGTCTGTCCGATACCCGTTTCGGGGTGGCGGTGGCGCGCAAGGCCGGGCTGCGCCCCGATCAGGTGATTAACACGCTGGGTCAGACCGAGTTTCTGGCGTTTGTGAAGCAGCAGCGAGCGGCGCGGGGCTGA
- a CDS encoding MFS transporter has protein sequence MTTPAQSALPAPDGWRTFVWLWSSQALSVLGSAVAGFAFNIYLTTTRFPLAEQKPQLALALSATALAWGLAATLSAPLAGTWTDRHDRRRIMLGADLLGALLTFSVLGLLLLPAAPLWALVLTAGLMGLVSTFHGSAFDASYTTLVPRERLPRANGMMQTIWSLAGLVGPAVAALLIGVPALLRKTEALPTWLSGLRDGVPFAYAVDGLTFVLAAAVLSRLHVPSPQEVTDRSQPRSFKEDMTFGWKFIGSRKPLLMLLLTFAVANLCSSGLGVLEPLIVKFGLAADWQARGSSLTAALATLTVTQSVGGVLGGVFISVWGGLKTQRVLGVLVPMIVSGLALAAFGFSATVLGACAALLIMGLTTPAMNAHSQSIWQSQVPPAMQGRVFSVRRLIAQFTSPLSTALAGLLAARYASGSVAIAAGLLLAGVAAAQLLNPVMRRVEDGPKVVAEAAQGGG, from the coding sequence ATGACCACTCCTGCCCAGAGTGCCCTACCCGCGCCGGATGGCTGGCGCACCTTCGTGTGGTTGTGGAGTTCGCAGGCGCTGAGCGTGCTGGGTTCGGCGGTGGCGGGCTTCGCCTTCAACATCTACCTGACCACCACGCGCTTTCCGCTGGCTGAGCAAAAGCCCCAACTGGCGCTGGCCCTGTCGGCCACGGCGCTGGCCTGGGGGCTGGCGGCCACCCTGAGCGCGCCGCTGGCCGGAACATGGACGGACCGCCACGACCGCCGCCGGATCATGCTGGGCGCGGACCTGCTGGGCGCCCTCCTGACCTTCAGTGTGCTGGGCCTGCTGCTGCTGCCCGCCGCCCCGCTGTGGGCGCTGGTGCTGACTGCCGGCCTGATGGGCCTGGTGTCCACCTTCCACGGTTCGGCCTTCGACGCCAGTTACACCACGCTGGTGCCGCGCGAGCGCCTGCCGCGCGCCAACGGCATGATGCAGACCATCTGGAGCCTGGCCGGGCTGGTGGGGCCAGCGGTGGCCGCCCTCCTGATCGGCGTGCCCGCGTTGCTGAGAAAGACCGAGGCCCTGCCCACCTGGCTCTCGGGCCTGCGCGACGGTGTGCCCTTTGCCTACGCGGTAGATGGCCTGACCTTTGTGCTGGCGGCGGCAGTGCTCTCACGCCTGCATGTGCCATCCCCGCAGGAGGTGACGGACCGCAGCCAGCCGCGCTCGTTTAAGGAGGACATGACCTTCGGCTGGAAGTTCATCGGCAGCCGCAAACCGTTGCTCATGCTGCTACTGACCTTCGCCGTCGCCAACCTGTGCAGCAGCGGCCTGGGCGTGCTGGAGCCGTTGATCGTCAAGTTCGGGCTAGCCGCTGACTGGCAGGCGCGCGGCAGTTCCCTGACGGCGGCACTCGCCACCCTCACCGTCACCCAGAGCGTCGGCGGCGTGCTGGGCGGCGTGTTCATCAGCGTGTGGGGCGGCCTGAAAACGCAACGGGTGCTGGGCGTGCTGGTGCCCATGATCGTGTCCGGACTGGCACTGGCGGCCTTCGGCTTCAGCGCCACGGTGCTGGGGGCCTGCGCCGCGCTGCTCATCATGGGCCTGACCACTCCGGCCATGAACGCCCATTCGCAGAGCATCTGGCAGTCGCAGGTGCCGCCCGCCATGCAGGGCCGGGTCTTCAGCGTGCGCCGGCTGATCGCGCAATTTACTTCTCCCCTGAGCACGGCGCTGGCCGGACTGCTGGCCGCCCGTTATGCCAGCGGCAGCGTCGCTATTGCCGCTGGTCTGCTCCTGGCAGGCGTGGCGGCGGCACAACTGCTCAATCCGGTGATGCGGCGCGTGGAAGACGGCCCAAAAGTGGTGGCGGAGGCAGCGCAGGGCGGAGGCTGA
- the menC gene encoding o-succinylbenzoate synthase, translated as MLRIEAAEIMIVRLPLKFRFETSFGVQTARTVPLLVLHGEGLQGVSEGTMEVAPMYREETLAGAMDLLRGVFLPRILGKTFANPEELNDALGAFRGNRMARAMVEMAAWDLWARMLNVPLGTLLGGRKTEVEVGVSLGIQPDETATVDAVRRHVEQGYRRIKLKIKPGWDEVPVRATREAFPDIRLTVDANSAYTLADSVRLKALDQYHMTYIEQPLAWDDLIDHATLQSRLQTPLCLDESIASAADARKALATHAGGVINLKVARVGGLAEARRVHDVAQAFGAPVWCGGMLEGGVGRAHNIHLSTLPNFTLPGDTSSASRYWETDIINEPLEAVDGLMPVPQGPGIGVTLNRDFIESVAELTEEHRP; from the coding sequence ATGCTGCGAATAGAAGCCGCCGAGATCATGATCGTTCGCCTGCCGCTGAAGTTCCGCTTCGAGACCAGTTTCGGCGTTCAGACGGCCCGCACCGTGCCGCTGCTGGTGCTCCACGGCGAAGGCTTGCAGGGCGTTTCCGAGGGCACCATGGAAGTGGCCCCCATGTACCGTGAGGAAACGCTGGCGGGAGCGATGGATCTGCTGCGCGGGGTGTTCCTACCGCGCATCCTGGGTAAGACCTTTGCCAATCCGGAGGAACTGAACGACGCCCTGGGGGCCTTCCGGGGCAATCGGATGGCCCGCGCCATGGTGGAGATGGCCGCCTGGGACCTGTGGGCACGAATGCTGAATGTGCCGCTGGGCACGCTGCTGGGCGGGCGCAAGACCGAGGTGGAGGTGGGCGTCAGCCTGGGCATTCAGCCGGACGAGACCGCCACGGTGGACGCCGTGCGCCGCCATGTCGAACAGGGCTACCGCCGCATCAAACTGAAGATCAAGCCCGGCTGGGATGAGGTCCCGGTGCGTGCCACCCGCGAGGCATTTCCCGATATTCGCCTGACGGTGGACGCCAACAGCGCCTACACGCTGGCCGACTCGGTGCGGCTCAAAGCCCTGGACCAGTACCACATGACCTATATCGAGCAGCCGCTGGCCTGGGATGACCTGATTGACCACGCCACGCTCCAGAGCCGTCTCCAGACCCCGCTGTGCCTGGACGAGAGCATCGCCAGCGCGGCGGACGCCCGCAAGGCGCTGGCGACCCACGCGGGCGGCGTGATCAACCTGAAAGTGGCCCGCGTGGGCGGTCTGGCGGAAGCCCGGCGCGTCCATGACGTGGCGCAGGCCTTCGGCGCTCCGGTGTGGTGCGGCGGCATGCTCGAGGGGGGTGTGGGCCGGGCACACAACATCCATCTGTCCACCCTGCCCAATTTCACGTTGCCGGGCGACACCTCCAGCGCCAGCCGTTACTGGGAGACCGACATCATCAACGAGCCGTTGGAGGCGGTAGACGGTCTGATGCCGGTGCCACAGGGGCCGGGCATCGGTGTGACCCTCAACCGCGACTTTATCGAGAGCGTGGCCGAGCTGACGGAGGAACACCGCCCTTGA
- a CDS encoding acyl-CoA acyltransferase: MRGLEGVQVDAWGYPDREVLPSSMFRISSVCGGVVLGAYPADAPSEGSSAAPALPFGLAFGFPALRDGQLWHHSHLLAVHPDWRGSGLAVALKYAQRERVLAQGITRMTWTFDPLIARNARLNLGKLGARAISYHPDWYALGDDPATAFPADRLMIEWDLSQPRAAHPPPAPDGEVVLAALPEGEEPDAPRLGLDSPQVLAEVPRKAELMNEPLRLGWRLALREVLGEYLGRGYVVTDLAADGEQVYYVLTRE; the protein is encoded by the coding sequence ATGCGTGGGCTGGAAGGCGTACAGGTGGACGCCTGGGGCTACCCGGACCGCGAGGTGCTGCCCAGCAGCATGTTCCGCATCAGCTCGGTGTGCGGCGGTGTGGTATTGGGAGCCTACCCGGCGGATGCGCCATCAGAGGGGTCATCCGCCGCGCCGGCGCTTCCCTTTGGGCTGGCGTTCGGCTTTCCGGCGCTCCGGGACGGACAGCTGTGGCACCACTCGCACCTGCTGGCGGTTCATCCCGACTGGCGCGGCAGCGGACTGGCGGTGGCCCTCAAGTATGCCCAGCGTGAGCGGGTGCTGGCGCAGGGCATCACGCGCATGACCTGGACCTTCGATCCATTGATCGCCCGCAACGCGCGCCTGAACCTGGGCAAGCTGGGCGCACGGGCCATCAGCTACCACCCGGACTGGTACGCGCTGGGCGACGATCCAGCCACCGCCTTTCCCGCAGACCGGTTGATGATCGAGTGGGACCTGTCACAGCCCCGCGCCGCTCACCCGCCGCCCGCTCCCGACGGTGAGGTGGTCCTGGCCGCCCTGCCGGAGGGGGAGGAGCCGGACGCGCCGAGGTTAGGGCTGGACAGCCCGCAGGTGCTGGCCGAGGTGCCCCGCAAGGCAGAACTGATGAACGAGCCTCTGCGCCTGGGCTGGCGACTGGCGCTGCGCGAGGTGCTGGGCGAATATCTGGGGCGCGGGTATGTCGTGACGGATCTGGCCGCCGACGGCGAGCAGGTGTACTACGTGCTGACACGAGAATGA
- a CDS encoding VWA domain-containing protein, producing MRIIDASTYQLGVSALDASKTVVRTGTISTPTLSELSAGSATVQVCGQIQSQDVLTAAIALDSTGSMADNDPSALRKGAALSFVDRMTVSDQATVLSFDTATTPTNGLDAAHVWQDFTSDKTLLRTAVAQATFDGGGTPLYDAINDANTLLTGKTGANKSILVLTDGEDNSSGTPLSDVIARAKQSGVRVFAIGLDAEDYLDFTELENIASQTGGLFQKASDAAQLTAYFDNVFNAVNAQGCLQLNFTVKPATGTTVTGKISFTIAASGKADAQLNVPFSLTVR from the coding sequence GTGCGCATTATTGATGCCAGTACCTATCAACTGGGAGTGAGCGCGCTGGACGCCTCGAAGACGGTCGTTCGCACAGGCACGATCAGTACGCCCACACTCAGTGAGCTCAGCGCCGGGAGCGCCACCGTGCAGGTCTGTGGCCAGATTCAATCCCAGGACGTGCTGACCGCAGCCATCGCGCTCGACAGCACCGGTAGCATGGCCGACAATGACCCCAGCGCGCTGCGCAAGGGAGCGGCGCTGTCCTTCGTCGACAGAATGACAGTCAGCGATCAGGCCACCGTGCTGTCGTTCGACACTGCCACCACGCCGACCAATGGACTCGACGCTGCGCATGTCTGGCAGGACTTCACCAGTGACAAGACCCTCCTGAGAACGGCGGTAGCCCAGGCCACCTTCGATGGAGGAGGGACGCCGCTTTACGACGCCATCAACGATGCCAACACGCTGCTCACCGGCAAGACCGGGGCCAACAAGAGCATTCTGGTCCTGACCGATGGTGAGGACAATTCCAGTGGCACGCCGCTGAGCGACGTGATTGCCAGGGCCAAGCAGAGTGGCGTGAGGGTCTTCGCTATTGGCCTGGACGCGGAAGACTACCTGGACTTCACCGAACTGGAGAACATTGCCAGTCAGACGGGGGGCCTGTTTCAGAAGGCCAGTGACGCCGCACAGCTCACCGCGTACTTCGACAACGTGTTCAACGCAGTCAATGCCCAGGGCTGTTTGCAACTGAACTTCACTGTCAAACCTGCAACTGGCACCACTGTGACGGGCAAGATCAGCTTCACCATCGCGGCCAGCGGCAAGGCAGACGCTCAGCTCAATGTTCCCTTCAGCCTGACGGTTCGCTAG
- a CDS encoding CAP domain-containing protein — MHTTPSTSRPLGGLLLTCALLTACGGGTPAVDRPGGPQAPAEGASPSTAETQMLQAVNAARATARKCQGKDFAAAPALVWNGLLGNAARAHAQDMATRNYFAHVSPEGRTPQDRAKQAGYTGSSTVGENIAAGYSETQISEVMADWLASTKGHCEVLMNPAFKEVGFGYAPSTGGDYNAYWVQDFGTR; from the coding sequence ATGCACACAACCCCATCCACATCCCGTCCACTGGGCGGCCTGCTGCTGACCTGCGCCCTGCTGACCGCCTGCGGTGGCGGCACCCCCGCTGTGGACCGGCCCGGTGGTCCTCAGGCTCCTGCCGAGGGTGCGTCTCCCAGCACTGCGGAAACCCAGATGCTCCAGGCCGTCAATGCAGCCCGCGCCACGGCGCGCAAATGCCAGGGCAAGGATTTTGCTGCGGCCCCGGCGCTGGTCTGGAACGGCCTGCTGGGCAACGCTGCCCGTGCCCATGCCCAGGACATGGCGACGCGCAATTATTTTGCACACGTCTCGCCAGAGGGCAGGACGCCACAGGACCGCGCTAAACAGGCTGGATACACTGGCTCGAGTACGGTGGGCGAGAACATCGCAGCGGGCTACAGCGAGACCCAGATCTCAGAGGTGATGGCGGACTGGCTGGCCAGCACGAAAGGCCACTGCGAGGTGCTGATGAATCCGGCCTTCAAGGAAGTGGGCTTCGGCTACGCCCCCAGCACGGGTGGCGATTACAACGCCTACTGGGTGCAGGACTTCGGCACGCGTTAG
- a CDS encoding PIN/TRAM domain-containing protein — protein MLAVRLFVMLVGLLLGWLGGQALASAQPTDLSRVNTLSLMLAGSLIALLFAPRAERLLTGSVTRFLRWYAGLSPRTVAAATFGLIVALLLSVLLSSLLQSLPFFNWFWNLLITVVLAVFFVNFAVGHAEAFGMLAFPQVRRRSGSKLLDSNVIIDGRILELVRAGFLEGELVVPGFILRELQLLADSGDAQKRIRGKRGLGLLEELRELRPIRIEDWDDAALKTVDDKLIRLARETGGQIVTNDGNLGKIARLHDVTVLSVNAAAVALKPQVQAGDLLAVTITKGGQQSGQGVGYLEDGTMVVVEDGLKLRGKQARVQVVNNVQTNVGRMIFAKLEREGEVA, from the coding sequence GTGCTGGCCGTTCGTCTGTTCGTCATGTTGGTGGGATTGCTGCTGGGCTGGTTGGGGGGGCAGGCGCTGGCCTCAGCACAGCCCACGGACCTGAGCCGGGTCAATACCCTCAGCCTGATGCTGGCGGGCAGTCTGATCGCGCTGCTGTTCGCGCCGCGCGCCGAACGTCTGCTGACTGGCAGCGTAACCCGCTTCTTGCGCTGGTACGCGGGCCTGTCGCCGCGCACGGTGGCCGCCGCCACCTTCGGCCTGATCGTGGCCCTGCTGCTGAGCGTGCTGTTAAGCAGCCTGCTCCAGAGCCTGCCCTTCTTCAACTGGTTCTGGAACCTGCTGATCACGGTGGTGCTGGCGGTCTTCTTCGTGAATTTTGCGGTGGGCCACGCCGAGGCTTTCGGGATGCTGGCCTTTCCGCAGGTGCGCCGCCGCAGCGGCAGCAAGCTGCTGGACAGCAACGTGATCATCGACGGACGCATCCTTGAACTGGTGCGGGCCGGGTTTCTGGAAGGCGAACTGGTGGTGCCGGGGTTCATCCTGCGCGAGTTGCAACTGCTTGCCGACAGTGGAGACGCGCAAAAGCGCATCCGGGGCAAACGCGGTCTGGGCCTATTGGAAGAGTTGCGCGAGCTGCGGCCCATCCGAATCGAGGACTGGGACGACGCGGCCCTGAAGACCGTGGACGACAAACTGATCCGGCTGGCCCGTGAGACCGGCGGCCAGATCGTGACCAACGACGGCAACCTGGGCAAGATCGCCCGCCTGCACGATGTCACGGTCCTGAGCGTCAACGCGGCGGCGGTGGCCCTCAAACCACAGGTGCAAGCGGGCGATCTGCTGGCCGTCACCATCACCAAAGGCGGCCAGCAGTCTGGCCAGGGCGTCGGCTATCTGGAAGACGGCACGATGGTGGTGGTGGAAGACGGTCTGAAACTGCGCGGCAAGCAGGCCCGCGTGCAGGTGGTCAACAACGTGCAGACCAACGTGGGCCGCATGATCTTCGCCAAGCTGGAGCGGGAAGGGGAAGTGGCGTAA
- a CDS encoding histidinol-phosphatase HisJ family protein, translating to MPPRLFDSHLHTPLCGHATGAPREYAQAALNAGLAGLCFTDHSPMPTWYDAPWRMRLNQLQEYVDAVRAVQAEFAGRLEVRLGLEADFHPGTERFVEQLLAAFEWDYVIGSVHYLGAWGFDNPEYVAEYEARDLGGLYGDYYTLIEGAARSGLFDSIGHLDLPKKFGHRDPGGVAALQALDVIAETGLALDFNTAGWRKPVAEAYPAPDLVGEAVRRGIPFVLGSDAHKPEEVGHRFAEAATLLGEMGGTIVTYAGRVRLG from the coding sequence ATGCCCCCCCGCCTCTTCGATTCCCATCTGCACACCCCGCTGTGTGGCCACGCGACGGGTGCCCCACGCGAATATGCCCAGGCTGCCCTGAACGCGGGCCTGGCAGGTCTGTGCTTCACCGATCACTCCCCGATGCCCACGTGGTACGACGCGCCATGGCGCATGCGGCTGAACCAGCTTCAGGAGTACGTGGACGCGGTCCGCGCCGTGCAGGCAGAATTCGCCGGACGCCTGGAGGTCCGGCTGGGGCTGGAAGCCGACTTTCATCCTGGCACCGAGCGCTTCGTGGAACAGCTGCTGGCCGCCTTCGAGTGGGACTATGTGATCGGCAGCGTCCATTACCTGGGCGCGTGGGGCTTCGACAATCCCGAATACGTGGCCGAGTACGAAGCGCGTGATCTGGGGGGCCTTTACGGCGACTATTACACGCTGATCGAGGGGGCGGCCCGGTCCGGCCTGTTCGACAGCATCGGCCACCTGGACCTGCCCAAGAAGTTCGGACACCGCGATCCCGGCGGCGTGGCGGCGTTGCAGGCGCTGGACGTGATTGCAGAGACTGGACTGGCGCTGGACTTCAACACGGCGGGCTGGCGCAAGCCAGTGGCCGAGGCCTATCCCGCGCCGGACCTGGTGGGAGAGGCGGTGAGGCGCGGCATTCCTTTTGTCCTGGGCAGCGACGCCCACAAACCGGAGGAGGTGGGGCACCGGTTCGCGGAGGCGGCCACCCTGCTCGGGGAAATGGGCGGAACAATCGTGACGTATGCGGGCCGGGTGCGGCTTGGATGA
- a CDS encoding EamA family transporter: MPLGRRGLLLALMITVIWGLNFVVIKWSVNDAPPLMVAALRFAVAAIPAVFFVKRPAVPARILWGYGLAVGVVQFGLLYLAIALGLNAGLASLLMQIQAFFTALLAAAFLRERIQPWQGTGIALAFAGMAVIGLLSGGQVSLLGLGLTLLAALGWAVSNLLVRASGGANVFSLVVWSSLIAPIPLALLSGVVSGWDTVVHTLLHGGWELWAAVLYMGLANTVLGFGVWSLLIQRHGAARVAPLSLLVPVFGLLSSALLYHEVFPPGKVAGAALIAVGLLLHVFGRRVWPGFKRAARPAGPHP, encoded by the coding sequence TTGCCCCTCGGGAGGCGTGGGCTGCTGCTGGCGCTGATGATCACCGTGATCTGGGGCCTGAACTTCGTGGTCATCAAGTGGTCCGTGAACGACGCTCCGCCGCTGATGGTGGCGGCCCTGCGCTTTGCGGTGGCGGCGATTCCGGCGGTGTTCTTCGTCAAGCGGCCCGCCGTGCCCGCCCGGATTCTGTGGGGCTACGGGCTGGCCGTGGGCGTAGTGCAGTTCGGGCTGCTATACCTGGCGATTGCGCTGGGCCTGAATGCGGGTCTGGCCTCGCTGCTGATGCAGATTCAGGCTTTTTTCACGGCGCTGCTGGCTGCCGCTTTCCTGCGCGAGCGCATTCAGCCGTGGCAGGGGACGGGCATCGCGCTGGCCTTTGCGGGCATGGCGGTCATCGGGTTGCTGTCGGGCGGACAGGTCAGCCTGCTGGGGCTGGGCCTGACGCTGCTGGCTGCACTGGGCTGGGCGGTCAGCAACCTGCTGGTGCGGGCGTCGGGCGGCGCAAACGTCTTTTCACTGGTGGTCTGGAGCAGCCTGATCGCCCCCATTCCACTGGCGCTGCTGTCGGGGGTGGTCAGCGGCTGGGACACGGTGGTCCACACGCTGCTGCATGGTGGCTGGGAGCTGTGGGCCGCCGTACTGTACATGGGGCTGGCGAACACGGTGCTGGGCTTCGGGGTGTGGTCCCTGCTGATCCAGCGCCACGGGGCCGCGCGCGTCGCGCCGCTATCGTTGCTGGTCCCGGTCTTCGGCCTGCTGTCCAGCGCCCTCCTGTACCATGAGGTCTTTCCGCCAGGGAAGGTGGCGGGCGCGGCGTTGATCGCCGTGGGGCTGCTGCTGCACGTGTTCGGGCGGCGGGTCTGGCCCGGGTTTAAGCGCGCGGCGCGGCCCGCCGGGCCACATCCTTGA